A stretch of Nonomuraea africana DNA encodes these proteins:
- a CDS encoding maleylpyruvate isomerase family mycothiol-dependent enzyme, whose product MDSRDLLAHLGQELMAFRACLDADLEAPIEHCGDWTLRDLAEHLGGSNLWAAVAVMEKRGDYVAAAAPRDRAGLLRWFDRASATLLEALDADPSVEAWTFHPPGTVGFWQRRRCLEALLHRWDAEHALGTASVLPPELAGEGVAEVVDTMAPRQVVRGRARPPGSAVRLDATDTGASWTYGPGAPVAKVSGTAEHLLLMLWGRRPMVDEAFVWEGDVEAGGGVLAGPLTG is encoded by the coding sequence ATGGATTCTCGAGATCTTCTCGCCCATCTGGGTCAGGAGCTGATGGCGTTTCGGGCCTGTCTGGATGCCGATCTGGAGGCGCCGATCGAGCACTGCGGCGACTGGACCTTGCGCGATCTCGCCGAGCATCTGGGTGGGTCCAATCTGTGGGCCGCTGTGGCGGTGATGGAGAAGCGGGGCGACTACGTGGCTGCGGCGGCGCCGAGAGATCGTGCGGGGTTGCTGCGGTGGTTCGATCGCGCGTCGGCGACCTTGCTGGAGGCGTTGGATGCTGACCCGTCGGTGGAGGCGTGGACGTTTCATCCGCCGGGCACGGTGGGGTTCTGGCAGCGGCGCCGGTGTCTGGAGGCGTTGCTGCACCGGTGGGATGCCGAACATGCTCTGGGTACGGCAAGCGTCCTCCCGCCGGAGCTGGCGGGGGAGGGGGTGGCTGAGGTGGTGGACACGATGGCGCCACGACAGGTCGTGCGGGGACGGGCGCGGCCGCCCGGCTCCGCTGTGCGACTCGACGCGACCGACACGGGGGCGTCGTGGACGTATGGGCCCGGCGCGCCGGTCGCCAAAGTGTCCGGTACCGCGGAGCACCTCTTGTTGATGCTGTGGGGGCGGAGGCCGATGGTCGACGAGGCGTTCGTATGGGAGGGCGATGTGGAGGCTGGTGGTGGGGTGCTGGCCGGTCCGCTGACGGGCTAG